From SAR202 cluster bacterium, one genomic window encodes:
- a CDS encoding DUF58 domain-containing protein, whose translation MGQGLIIAFGVMGLLAMGISWAWNRMSLADVSYVRHLPLQRVFLGEVISLRVTLTNKKPVPLLWVSVEDEVPDALEVVEGDIAANIMPDVQTLRHLTSMSWYERVKWDYRLRCVKRGMYRIGPARLESGDPFGFLRSRKHEPKQDYLVIYPRVYPLEDLGIPSARPLGDVKGGLAIFPDPARPAGIRDYRVGDPLKTVDWKATARQQRLQVCTYEPSTTYTVILIVAVDTVEPFWGAYVPEDLERVISTAASVAHYGVERHFSVGLFANDMPAVPGRPMTVMPSYGLEQLSVILGALANVRAYAIGPMSAQLSQNAGRFPLGSTLAVFTALLNKEFAAALDDLKHRGYKVVVFYLGEKEPPPIPDGVVFHSVREHMITLEEAGQHVAG comes from the coding sequence ATGGGCCAGGGGCTCATCATTGCGTTCGGCGTGATGGGACTCCTGGCCATGGGTATCTCATGGGCATGGAACAGGATGTCCCTCGCGGATGTCTCGTACGTGCGCCATCTCCCCCTGCAGCGCGTCTTCCTGGGCGAAGTGATCAGCCTGCGTGTCACCCTGACCAACAAGAAGCCTGTGCCATTGCTGTGGGTGTCGGTCGAAGACGAAGTGCCTGATGCTCTCGAGGTCGTGGAAGGGGACATCGCTGCCAATATAATGCCCGACGTCCAGACGCTCAGGCACCTCACTTCGATGTCGTGGTACGAGCGGGTCAAGTGGGACTACAGGCTGCGCTGTGTCAAGCGCGGCATGTACCGCATCGGCCCGGCCCGACTGGAGAGCGGGGACCCCTTCGGATTCTTGCGTAGCCGCAAGCACGAGCCGAAGCAGGACTACCTGGTCATTTACCCCCGTGTCTACCCCCTCGAGGACCTCGGCATACCTTCCGCACGGCCCCTCGGAGACGTAAAGGGCGGCCTCGCAATCTTCCCGGACCCCGCCAGGCCGGCAGGAATACGCGACTACAGGGTCGGCGACCCCCTCAAGACCGTTGACTGGAAGGCGACCGCCCGGCAACAGAGGCTGCAGGTATGCACTTACGAACCAAGCACCACGTACACCGTTATATTGATAGTAGCGGTAGACACCGTGGAGCCGTTCTGGGGCGCTTATGTACCCGAGGACCTGGAGCGCGTTATCTCCACAGCGGCCTCCGTAGCCCACTATGGAGTAGAGCGCCACTTCAGCGTGGGGCTGTTCGCGAACGACATGCCTGCAGTCCCCGGCAGGCCCATGACGGTGATGCCCAGCTACGGCCTGGAGCAGCTAAGCGTAATACTGGGGGCGCTGGCGAACGTCAGGGCGTACGCAATCGGGCCCATGTCCGCGCAGCTCTCGCAGAACGCGGGGCGATTCCCGCTCGGGTCCACGCTGGCGGTATTCACCGCATTGCTCAACAAGGAATTCGCTGCCGCGCTGGACGACCTGAAGCACAGGGGCTACAAGGTGGTGGTCTTCTACCTGGGCGAGAAGGAGCCGCCGCCGATACCCGACGGGGTGGTCTTCCACAGCGTCAGGGAGCACATGATTACCCTCGAAGAGGCGGGCCAGCATGTCGCTGGATAG
- a CDS encoding DUF4129 domain-containing protein codes for MSLDRTQDRLVLVALVLAESCWLFALIGGATVLFNLDATSPLNYFAVVLILGASLLISKLAVVKSKAIETAYLLATLAGFGVIYLVISTQVAPGSIDLTWPVKMSRDTAPMGYPYRAAAGTLMGLYLWWRGGRIATVEFPTESLAFSFRLGLLILVTGAIIDLTLPVDLNTFWVVFVFFATALGGLAIGHLLPETEKAAESRTWPKVIAGMVAAILAVGVGIGLFQEGFLRTVSKPSQIALDVVVKILFWGVVAPIAFLFNLFTTGVINFFDAAFDPSVPEEQRRSLGQEAQQAFEDLQNQEEEISQSLVNVIQVVEWVFVTLVAVLILVLIAMALKRWLFGKPSATKGNRESVKEDASVLGDFARLLSGLIPGGLKKANKKGYNVPEGPDGIVEVYRIYYDLLTVAEEKGINREDAETPTEYAGKLTKLFPGSFVTNLTEAFNKAHYGNQPSSESVIERLRTALGNIKTAIGLMTADRRGYRRARPNAPRGLEGGDGFG; via the coding sequence ATGTCGCTGGATAGAACGCAAGACAGGCTGGTGCTGGTGGCTCTCGTGCTAGCGGAGAGCTGCTGGCTATTTGCGCTTATCGGCGGTGCCACGGTCCTCTTCAACCTGGACGCCACCAGCCCGCTGAACTACTTTGCAGTCGTTCTCATTCTCGGCGCGTCGCTTTTGATCAGCAAGTTGGCGGTGGTCAAGTCCAAAGCCATAGAGACTGCCTATCTGCTGGCGACCCTGGCCGGGTTCGGAGTCATCTACCTGGTGATCAGCACGCAGGTCGCCCCCGGTTCAATCGACCTGACGTGGCCGGTCAAGATGTCCAGGGACACTGCGCCGATGGGCTATCCCTATCGTGCGGCAGCGGGGACGCTCATGGGCCTGTATCTCTGGTGGCGCGGCGGCCGCATAGCGACTGTGGAGTTCCCCACGGAGTCCCTTGCCTTCAGCTTCCGCCTCGGGCTGCTCATTCTTGTAACCGGCGCCATTATCGATCTGACGCTGCCGGTTGACCTGAACACCTTCTGGGTAGTGTTCGTGTTCTTCGCAACCGCGCTGGGCGGCCTCGCGATAGGGCATCTGCTTCCGGAGACGGAAAAGGCGGCGGAGAGCCGCACGTGGCCCAAGGTCATCGCCGGCATGGTGGCCGCCATCCTGGCCGTCGGCGTCGGCATAGGGCTGTTTCAGGAAGGCTTTCTCAGGACGGTATCGAAGCCTTCGCAGATCGCCCTCGACGTCGTCGTCAAGATACTCTTCTGGGGCGTCGTGGCCCCAATCGCGTTCCTGTTCAACCTCTTTACGACTGGCGTAATTAACTTCTTCGATGCCGCCTTCGACCCCAGCGTGCCGGAGGAGCAGCGCCGCAGTCTGGGGCAGGAGGCCCAGCAGGCCTTCGAGGACCTGCAGAACCAGGAAGAGGAGATTTCCCAGTCGCTCGTTAACGTGATCCAGGTCGTGGAATGGGTCTTCGTGACCCTCGTGGCAGTACTGATTCTCGTCCTCATCGCCATGGCGCTCAAGCGCTGGCTATTCGGCAAGCCCTCGGCGACAAAGGGGAACCGCGAGTCGGTCAAGGAAGACGCGAGCGTGCTGGGCGACTTTGCACGGCTGCTATCCGGCCTGATCCCGGGGGGCCTGAAGAAGGCCAACAAAAAGGGGTACAACGTGCCGGAAGGGCCGGACGGCATCGTCGAGGTGTACAGAATCTACTACGACTTGCTGACTGTGGCGGAGGAGAAGGGGATCAATCGGGAGGATGCGGAGACGCCGACGGAATACGCTGGGAAGTTGACGAAGCTCTTCCCGGGCAGCTTTGTGACGAACCTGACGGAGGCGTTCAACAAGGCGCACTACGGAAACCAGCCCAGCAGCGAAAGCGTCATAGAGAGGCTGCGCACTGCCCTGGGGAACATCAAGACGGCGATAGGTCTGATGACGGCGGACAGGCGTGGCTACCGCCGCGCCCGCCCGAACGCCCCTCGCGGCCTCGAAGGCGGCGACGGTTTCGGGTAA
- a CDS encoding aspartate aminotransferase family protein, with translation MPTPIEKRYIDLHPKSAALHAQSQKIFPNGVTHETRRLSPFPYFITHAEGAYKWDVDGHKIIDFRTGHGSMILGHSHPDVVKAVTEQMMKGTHYSGSTDLEIRWGQLVKDLVPCAEKVRFTNSGTEATMMAFRICRAFTGKSKIIKFNEHFHGWHDYAVADTKNLTGIPKGTLASMVVLEANDIALVEKTLREDKDIAAIILEPTGAHMGEEPIIPSFLKELRDVTKKYGVILIFDEVVTGFRISRGGASAHYGVTPDMTTLAKILGGGLPGGAVAGKAEILEMIEAKGNPDHDRNRMLHTGTFNGNPLSAAAGVTALNLVKTTPVNEKANAAAARWKKGVNEILRKMEIPGCANGVASTAFVRYGVAHECDHEICVLTHEQMAAAKNPARNSQIGLALFNNGVDTSSRYLFSQAHTDEVIDKSLEIFEKSLREVRAQGLV, from the coding sequence ATGCCTACCCCGATTGAGAAGCGATACATCGACCTTCATCCCAAGTCTGCCGCGCTCCACGCGCAGTCGCAGAAGATCTTCCCTAACGGCGTCACGCACGAGACGCGCAGGCTGTCGCCATTCCCCTACTTCATCACGCACGCCGAAGGGGCCTACAAGTGGGACGTGGACGGCCACAAGATCATCGACTTCCGCACGGGCCACGGCTCTATGATCCTGGGCCACTCGCACCCGGATGTGGTCAAGGCCGTCACCGAGCAGATGATGAAGGGCACGCACTACAGCGGCTCGACCGACCTGGAGATCCGGTGGGGCCAGCTCGTCAAGGACCTCGTCCCCTGCGCGGAGAAGGTGCGCTTCACCAACTCCGGCACCGAAGCGACGATGATGGCGTTCCGCATCTGCCGCGCCTTCACCGGCAAGTCCAAGATCATCAAGTTCAACGAGCACTTCCACGGCTGGCACGACTACGCCGTTGCCGATACGAAGAACCTAACGGGCATCCCCAAGGGGACGCTCGCATCCATGGTTGTACTTGAGGCGAATGACATCGCTCTCGTGGAGAAGACGCTCAGGGAAGACAAGGACATCGCCGCGATCATCCTCGAGCCCACGGGCGCGCACATGGGCGAGGAGCCGATCATCCCGAGCTTCCTCAAGGAGCTCCGCGACGTAACGAAGAAGTACGGCGTCATCCTGATTTTCGATGAGGTCGTCACCGGCTTCCGCATCTCCAGGGGCGGCGCTTCGGCCCACTACGGCGTCACGCCGGACATGACCACCCTGGCCAAGATTCTCGGCGGCGGCCTCCCCGGCGGCGCGGTGGCGGGCAAGGCGGAGATCCTGGAAATGATCGAAGCGAAGGGCAACCCAGACCACGACCGCAACAGGATGCTCCACACCGGCACGTTCAATGGCAACCCTCTCTCCGCCGCCGCCGGCGTGACCGCGCTCAACCTGGTCAAGACCACGCCGGTCAATGAAAAGGCCAACGCGGCCGCGGCGCGCTGGAAGAAGGGCGTCAACGAAATCCTCCGCAAGATGGAGATCCCGGGCTGCGCCAACGGCGTCGCTTCCACCGCCTTTGTGCGGTACGGCGTCGCCCACGAGTGCGACCACGAGATCTGCGTCCTGACGCACGAGCAGATGGCTGCGGCCAAGAACCCTGCGCGAAACTCGCAGATCGGCCTGGCGCTGTTCAACAACGGCGTGGACACATCGTCCCGCTACCTGTTCAGCCAGGCGCACACCGACGAGGTGATCGACAAGTCGCTGGAGATCTTCGAGAAGTCACTCCGCGAGGTGCGCGCCCAGGGGCTGGTGTAA
- a CDS encoding threonine synthase, whose product MGLTRSLMKSFIDHLECTYCGKTYPENKPIRLCEACGKVLYARYDASAAKKAVKREAIKDRPASMWRYFEMLPVHNEANVVTLQEGWTPIIPAPKLAKAIGSQSVVIKDEGINPTGTFKVRGISAAISKANELGIKSVTMPTAGNAGGACSFYAARAGMGAYVFMPKDAPEANQKEVVHAGAKLTLVDGLIGEAGKQARKLAADSGFFDLSTLQEPYRAEGKKTMGYEIAEQMRWTFPDVIMYPTGGGTGIVGIWKAVFEMEALGWTDGKRPRIFAVQSENCQPIVNAFKKGAEFAEPWPTPHTIAHGMRVPSAIADYLILRVLRESKGGGVTVSDQEIIEHMRLVARTEGVFVCPEGAATAAGARKLIADGTISPDEKILLLNTGSGLKSLELL is encoded by the coding sequence ATGGGCCTCACGAGGAGCCTCATGAAGAGCTTTATCGACCATTTGGAATGTACCTATTGCGGGAAGACGTATCCCGAGAACAAGCCCATCCGCCTGTGCGAGGCGTGCGGCAAGGTCCTTTACGCCCGGTACGACGCGTCGGCGGCGAAGAAAGCCGTGAAGCGCGAGGCCATCAAGGACAGGCCGGCGAGCATGTGGCGCTACTTTGAGATGCTGCCCGTGCACAACGAAGCGAACGTGGTCACGCTGCAGGAAGGGTGGACCCCAATAATCCCGGCGCCGAAGCTGGCGAAGGCGATTGGGTCCCAGTCCGTGGTCATCAAGGACGAGGGAATAAACCCGACCGGGACGTTCAAGGTGCGTGGGATCTCAGCGGCGATTTCCAAGGCCAACGAGCTCGGCATCAAGAGCGTCACAATGCCCACCGCAGGCAACGCGGGCGGCGCGTGCTCATTTTACGCAGCCCGCGCCGGCATGGGGGCATACGTCTTCATGCCCAAGGACGCGCCGGAGGCGAACCAGAAAGAGGTCGTGCATGCGGGCGCGAAGCTGACGCTGGTGGACGGGCTGATAGGCGAGGCGGGCAAGCAGGCGCGCAAGCTGGCGGCCGATTCCGGTTTCTTCGATCTCTCCACCCTCCAGGAGCCGTACCGGGCCGAGGGCAAGAAGACGATGGGGTACGAGATTGCCGAGCAGATGCGATGGACGTTCCCGGATGTGATCATGTACCCCACCGGCGGCGGGACGGGCATCGTGGGCATCTGGAAGGCGGTCTTCGAGATGGAGGCTCTTGGCTGGACGGACGGCAAGCGGCCCCGGATCTTCGCGGTCCAGTCCGAGAACTGCCAGCCGATAGTGAACGCCTTCAAAAAGGGAGCAGAGTTCGCCGAGCCTTGGCCGACCCCGCACACCATAGCGCACGGCATGCGCGTCCCTTCGGCAATCGCCGACTACCTGATCCTCCGAGTCCTGAGGGAGAGCAAGGGCGGGGGAGTGACCGTGTCCGACCAGGAGATAATCGAGCACATGCGCCTCGTGGCGCGGACGGAGGGCGTCTTCGTATGCCCGGAGGGCGCTGCAACGGCCGCAGGTGCGCGCAAGCTCATCGCGGACGGCACAATTTCACCGGACGAGAAGATTCTACTGCTGAACACCGGAAGCGGCCTGAAGAGCCTGGAGCTTCTGTAA
- a CDS encoding acetyl-CoA C-acetyltransferase: MRDAVIVSGARTPLGSFGGAFKDVSATDLGAVAIKAALERAGIRPAQVDEVIFGNVLQAAEAGYAPRLAALRAGIPAEVPAINVNRVCSSGLEAINIAAQMVRTGELDIAVAGGTESMSEAPFLLDNRARFDGFKMGEFKMRDSMVEGLTCPVNRYHMGVGAENITERYEISRADQDALALASHQRAVSAAKEGRFKSQIAPVSVPQRKGDPIVVSADEGPRPDTSMDKLSKLKPVFKPNGTVTAGNAASINDGAAAVVVMSAEKAASLGIKPRLRWHTRGVAGVDPAMFGTGPVPAVRSALKKAGMTMKNIDLIELNEAFAVQALYCIRELGMDQDRTNTVGSGISLGHPLGATGAIMTVKLMEELSSRDGSLGLVTMCVGGGQGVATIFERVG; the protein is encoded by the coding sequence ATGCGAGATGCAGTCATCGTCAGCGGCGCTCGGACGCCGCTCGGCAGCTTCGGCGGGGCGTTCAAGGACGTGTCTGCCACCGACCTGGGCGCTGTGGCCATCAAGGCCGCGCTGGAGCGCGCCGGCATACGGCCGGCCCAGGTGGACGAGGTGATTTTCGGCAACGTCCTGCAGGCCGCAGAGGCGGGCTACGCGCCTCGCCTGGCGGCACTGCGGGCCGGCATCCCGGCGGAAGTCCCGGCAATAAACGTCAACCGCGTCTGCTCTTCGGGCCTCGAGGCAATTAACATCGCCGCGCAGATGGTCCGCACAGGCGAGTTGGACATCGCCGTCGCCGGGGGGACGGAGAGCATGAGCGAGGCGCCCTTTCTGCTCGACAACCGCGCTCGCTTCGACGGCTTCAAAATGGGCGAGTTCAAGATGCGCGACTCGATGGTCGAGGGCCTCACCTGCCCTGTGAACCGCTACCACATGGGCGTGGGCGCGGAGAACATCACAGAGCGCTACGAGATTAGCCGCGCCGACCAGGACGCACTCGCGCTCGCCAGCCACCAGCGCGCCGTCTCCGCCGCGAAGGAAGGCCGCTTCAAGTCGCAGATCGCCCCGGTTTCCGTGCCCCAGCGCAAGGGCGACCCCATTGTGGTGTCCGCGGATGAAGGCCCACGGCCCGACACTTCGATGGACAAGCTCTCGAAGCTCAAGCCCGTATTCAAGCCGAACGGGACCGTAACGGCCGGCAACGCAGCAAGCATAAACGACGGCGCGGCGGCGGTGGTGGTCATGTCCGCCGAGAAGGCAGCGTCACTGGGCATCAAGCCGCGCCTGCGCTGGCATACGCGGGGCGTGGCCGGCGTGGACCCCGCCATGTTCGGCACCGGCCCCGTGCCGGCGGTGCGCAGCGCCCTCAAAAAGGCCGGCATGACCATGAAGAACATCGACCTTATAGAGCTCAACGAGGCGTTCGCGGTGCAGGCCCTCTACTGCATTCGCGAGCTTGGCATGGACCAGGACAGGACGAACACCGTCGGCAGCGGCATCAGCCTGGGCCACCCCCTGGGCGCCACAGGCGCCATCATGACCGTGAAGCTGATGGAGGAGCTCTCCTCGCGCGACGGCTCGCTCGGCCTGGTGACGATGTGCGTCGGCGGAGGCCAGGGCGTGGCCACCATCTTCGAGCGGGTCGGATGA
- a CDS encoding NAD(P)-dependent oxidoreductase: MTRVGFIGLGLMGNPMSKNLVKGGHEVYVWNRTPSRADEAVAAGAKRASSPKDAASRADVIVTMVADSKDVEAVILGPGGIVEGARPDSVVIDMSTISPTVTKEIAARLKEKGIQMLDAPVSGGVIGATNGTLSIMIGGDKAVIERCRPILEAMGKRITHCGPNGMGQVIKLANQIVGNGTLAAVCEGMVYAAKAGADPDALLSALGGGAANSWMLENLAPRMYNGNFAPGFMIDMAQKDMRLVLESAEDLNVPIFLSAVITQLFRTAQQMGMGREGTQALIKVMENMAGVEARRAK; encoded by the coding sequence ATGACCAGAGTAGGTTTCATTGGCCTGGGCCTGATGGGCAACCCAATGAGCAAGAACCTTGTAAAGGGCGGCCACGAGGTCTACGTGTGGAACCGCACCCCGTCCCGAGCCGACGAGGCGGTCGCCGCGGGGGCGAAAAGGGCCTCCTCGCCGAAGGACGCAGCCTCCCGCGCAGACGTGATCGTCACGATGGTCGCCGACTCGAAGGACGTGGAGGCGGTCATACTGGGCCCCGGGGGTATCGTAGAAGGCGCGAGGCCTGACTCCGTGGTAATTGATATGAGCACGATCTCTCCTACCGTAACCAAGGAGATCGCCGCGAGGCTGAAGGAGAAGGGGATCCAAATGCTGGACGCCCCCGTCAGCGGCGGCGTAATCGGCGCAACCAACGGCACCCTTTCGATCATGATCGGCGGCGACAAGGCGGTGATCGAACGCTGCCGCCCCATCCTGGAGGCCATGGGCAAGCGAATAACCCACTGCGGCCCCAACGGCATGGGCCAGGTCATAAAGCTCGCCAACCAGATCGTCGGCAACGGCACTCTTGCTGCCGTGTGCGAGGGCATGGTATACGCCGCGAAGGCAGGCGCAGACCCGGACGCCCTTCTCAGCGCGCTCGGCGGAGGCGCAGCCAACTCCTGGATGCTGGAGAACCTTGCCCCCAGGATGTACAACGGGAATTTCGCGCCCGGCTTCATGATAGACATGGCCCAGAAGGACATGAGGCTCGTCCTTGAGTCCGCAGAAGACCTCAATGTGCCCATATTCCTCTCGGCCGTCATAACCCAGCTCTTCCGCACAGCCCAGCAGATGGGCATGGGACGCGAGGGCACGCAGGCGCTTATCAAGGTCATGGAAAACATGGCCGGCGTCGAGGCCCGGCGGGCAAAATAG
- a CDS encoding 4Fe-4S ferredoxin codes for MAVTRRQFLKLMGGSAATAVVFQACGVPEKELLVQSSVEMPEDLVEGFYNWYATLCTQCPAHEGIVVRVLEGRAKKVEGNVDYPLNRGKHGARCEASLQALYHPDRISAPLVRSGDRGSGRWNEISWSDATARIADSFNKLADKSQAVLVTNPVNGPMGLVVQRFAQSTGARHMGFETIEQTNLRRAIKQVFDQDRMPDFDLERSQYILSFGADFLSTWVSPTRYNIGYGKFRQGDRTRGKFVQIEPRLSSTAASADQWVHVNPGREGMVALSIAQVLVADGLADAGAAATVTGSLNLAQFAPDAVSATTGVPAETIKKIAHDMAAHKPALVIGGGPAGASSNGFANLVAIFSLNYLLGSVGQPGGVIFNPPPALPGVPVAATVGSFADFQALTGQMNAGQVQLLMVRGANPVYGLPDGAGFKRASFNVPLIVSFSSYIDDTAAMADIILPENEGLEDWGADIPNPGPGYQVVGFQQPVVRPFFQDRSVHLGTKNFGDALRALAQVIGADLGLPGTTYRDVLQDAAQNLFNSGRGSVRAPTFEAFWNGVLQRGGWWDTESRFTGAAPAPKAIAASVDAPSFGNADASYNFYLVPFESNALGDGSGARLPWLQALPDPVSTAVWHTWVEINIRKAEELDIREGDIIRITSPQGSIEALAWPSPAAAPDALGVPIGQGHTAGGRYSENRGSNVLSILSPVADKDTGALAWAATKVRIEKTGNWKRLSKFENTKPDLSIDPNQAIIKVTSHDT; via the coding sequence ATGGCCGTAACGAGAAGACAGTTTCTTAAATTAATGGGAGGCTCAGCAGCCACAGCCGTGGTCTTTCAGGCCTGCGGCGTGCCTGAGAAGGAGCTCCTCGTCCAGTCCTCCGTGGAAATGCCCGAGGACCTGGTGGAGGGTTTCTACAACTGGTATGCAACCCTCTGCACGCAGTGCCCGGCCCACGAGGGGATCGTTGTTAGAGTCCTTGAGGGACGCGCCAAGAAGGTTGAAGGCAACGTCGACTACCCTCTAAATCGCGGTAAGCATGGCGCCCGGTGCGAGGCCAGCCTGCAGGCCCTCTACCACCCGGACAGGATCAGCGCCCCGCTCGTTCGCTCGGGCGACCGCGGCTCCGGACGCTGGAACGAGATAAGCTGGTCGGACGCTACTGCCAGGATCGCAGATAGCTTCAACAAGCTGGCGGACAAGTCGCAGGCCGTGCTTGTGACCAACCCGGTCAACGGGCCAATGGGCCTTGTGGTGCAGCGCTTCGCCCAGTCCACCGGCGCGCGTCACATGGGTTTCGAAACGATTGAGCAGACGAACCTTCGCCGGGCTATCAAGCAGGTCTTCGACCAGGACCGGATGCCCGATTTCGACCTCGAGCGGTCCCAGTACATTCTTTCCTTCGGCGCGGATTTCCTGAGCACCTGGGTATCGCCGACGCGATACAACATCGGCTACGGCAAGTTCCGCCAGGGCGACAGGACTCGCGGGAAGTTCGTCCAGATCGAGCCGCGACTCTCCTCGACGGCGGCAAGCGCTGACCAGTGGGTGCACGTAAACCCGGGCCGTGAAGGCATGGTGGCGCTCAGCATCGCGCAGGTGCTGGTGGCGGACGGGCTGGCGGATGCCGGCGCGGCGGCCACGGTCACAGGCTCTCTGAACCTGGCCCAGTTTGCGCCGGACGCGGTTTCGGCGACCACAGGCGTGCCTGCCGAGACTATCAAGAAGATCGCCCACGACATGGCGGCACACAAGCCCGCGCTGGTTATCGGCGGCGGACCCGCCGGCGCATCCTCCAACGGGTTTGCGAACCTGGTCGCGATCTTTTCTCTGAACTACCTGCTCGGCAGCGTAGGTCAGCCCGGGGGCGTGATTTTCAATCCGCCCCCTGCGTTGCCCGGCGTGCCGGTTGCCGCCACGGTCGGATCTTTTGCCGATTTCCAGGCGCTGACAGGTCAGATGAACGCCGGTCAGGTGCAGCTCTTGATGGTGCGCGGCGCCAACCCTGTTTACGGCCTGCCTGACGGCGCCGGCTTCAAGAGGGCGTCTTTCAACGTGCCTCTTATTGTGTCCTTCTCCAGCTACATCGACGATACGGCGGCGATGGCGGACATCATCCTGCCGGAGAATGAGGGCCTTGAGGACTGGGGCGCCGATATCCCGAACCCCGGCCCAGGCTACCAGGTCGTCGGCTTCCAGCAGCCTGTTGTACGCCCGTTCTTCCAGGACCGCAGCGTACACCTGGGCACCAAGAACTTCGGTGACGCCCTCCGGGCGCTTGCGCAGGTAATTGGCGCGGACCTGGGGCTGCCCGGCACAACATATCGAGACGTGCTTCAGGACGCCGCACAGAACCTGTTCAACTCGGGCCGCGGCTCGGTGAGAGCGCCGACGTTCGAGGCGTTCTGGAATGGCGTGCTGCAGCGCGGCGGTTGGTGGGACACGGAGTCCCGCTTTACTGGCGCGGCCCCGGCGCCGAAAGCCATTGCGGCGTCTGTGGACGCGCCGAGCTTCGGCAACGCGGACGCCTCGTACAACTTCTATCTGGTGCCTTTCGAGTCCAACGCGCTGGGCGATGGCTCCGGCGCGCGCCTACCATGGCTGCAGGCCCTGCCGGACCCCGTTTCGACGGCTGTCTGGCACACGTGGGTTGAGATCAACATCAGGAAAGCTGAGGAGCTCGACATCCGCGAGGGGGATATCATTCGCATCACGTCGCCCCAGGGCTCCATCGAGGCGCTGGCATGGCCGAGCCCTGCAGCGGCGCCGGACGCCCTTGGCGTGCCGATAGGACAGGGCCATACGGCTGGCGGGCGCTACTCGGAGAACCGGGGCTCGAACGTGCTGTCCATCCTGAGCCCGGTGGCCGATAAGGACACCGGCGCGCTTGCGTGGGCCGCTACGAAGGTCCGCATTGAGAAGACGGGGAACTGGAAGCGCCTCTCCAAGTTCGAGAATACGAAGCCAGACCTTTCGATCGATCCGAACCAGGCGATCATCAAGGTCACCAGTCACGACACATAG
- a CDS encoding 4Fe-4S dicluster domain-containing protein, which yields MADKDRKWGMVIDVDKCTGCQACVVACQSENNIPINTEPLFNQRRAIEWIRVERYWEGEFPNVKARFIPVLCMHCSDAPCEPVCPVFATYHSEQGINVQVYNRCIGTRFCASNCPYHVRFFNFWEPSWPESLKNQLNPNVTVRSRGIMEKCTFCVQRIQRVTRDAKREGTTVEDGERALQPACVNACPTDALVFGDWNDHEGKMAKLAEKELHEGGRGYKMLEHLGTVANVVYLKKIDETAEEVTHA from the coding sequence ATGGCGGATAAAGACCGAAAGTGGGGAATGGTCATCGACGTGGACAAGTGCACGGGCTGCCAGGCCTGTGTAGTGGCTTGCCAGTCCGAGAACAACATTCCCATTAACACTGAGCCCCTTTTCAACCAGCGCCGCGCGATCGAGTGGATCCGCGTTGAGCGGTACTGGGAGGGCGAGTTTCCAAACGTGAAGGCGCGGTTCATCCCCGTACTGTGCATGCATTGCTCGGACGCCCCTTGCGAGCCTGTATGCCCGGTCTTTGCCACGTACCATAGCGAGCAGGGAATCAACGTACAGGTCTATAACCGCTGCATAGGCACGCGATTCTGCGCGAGCAACTGTCCTTACCATGTAAGGTTCTTCAACTTCTGGGAGCCGAGCTGGCCGGAGAGCCTCAAGAACCAGCTCAACCCGAACGTTACAGTCCGCAGCCGCGGCATCATGGAAAAGTGCACCTTTTGCGTGCAGCGCATCCAGCGCGTCACGCGAGATGCCAAGCGCGAAGGGACGACGGTAGAAGACGGCGAGCGCGCGCTGCAGCCGGCCTGCGTGAATGCATGCCCGACGGATGCCCTGGTGTTCGGCGACTGGAATGACCACGAAGGCAAGATGGCGAAGCTTGCAGAAAAAGAGCTCCACGAGGGCGGACGGGGATACAAGATGCTGGAGCACCTTGGCACCGTGGCCAATGTTGTCTACCTGAAGAAAATCGACGAGACCGCCGAGGAAGTAACCCATGCATAG